Proteins encoded together in one Impatiens glandulifera chromosome 1, dImpGla2.1, whole genome shotgun sequence window:
- the LOC124921539 gene encoding chaperone protein dnaJ 11, chloroplastic-like, whose product MATSTLSSSPFLLSSSSSSSITPISGNRISLSPATSVKFRPLKVTASTCFCPPKVTSHRNSSFYEVLGIHVGASGMEIKAAYRKLARICHPDVDRSESSAGEFIKIHNAYSTLSDPDKRADYDRKLVPRSRSNYRSYSSSPVMATAAGSKYSGYVSRNNWETDQCW is encoded by the coding sequence ATGGCAACATCCACTTTGTCTTCGTCTCCATTCCTcctatcatcatcatcatcatcttcaataactCCGATCTCCGGCAACCGGATCTCACTATCTCCGGCGACCTCCGTCAAATTCCGGCCACTAAAAGTAACTGCCTCCACATGTTTTTGCCCTCCAAAAGTGACATCACATCGTAATTCTTCGTTCTACGAGGTTTTAGGAATCCATGTCGGCGCAAGTGGAATGGAAATCAAAGCGGCGTATAGAAAACTGGCGAGGATCTGTCATCCCGACGTTGATCGGAGTGAATCATCTGCCGGAGAGTTTATTAAGATCCATAACGCTTATTCGACTCTGTCCGATCCGGATAAAAGAGCCGATTACGACAGGAAACTTGTTCCTCGTAGCAGATCGAATTACCGGTCGTATTCTTCTTCTCCCGTGATGGCAACGGCGGCTGGTTCCAAATATTCTGGATATGTTTCAAGAAACAATTGGGAAACAGATCAGTGTTGGTGA